The genomic interval GAACACGACCTGCCGCTTCGGCCGTGTCACGTCGTGGGCGAGTCTGGCGATCAATTGATCGGTCGCGTCGCCGAGTTCGCCGACGTGCAGATAGTCGAAATTCGGATAGTAGTCGGGGCAGGCGCTGACTGAGGGACCGCCGAGCGCGACCGGCAGGTCGAAATCATGCGCGCGCCGGCAGATGTCGTTCATCTGCTGCCGCTGGATATGCATGCCGCTGACGAACACCGCGTCGGCCCAGGCGAAATCGTCTGCAGTCGCGGGGCGGATATTCTCGTCGATGAAGCGGACCGACCATTCGTCCGGCAGATAGGCGGCGATCACCAGCAGCCCCTGCGGCGGCATGAAGGCCGCGACATTGTCCATCAATGGATAGGAGTGCTGAAACGTACCGAAGGACTTGGTGTAACGCGGGAAGACACACAGAATACGACGACTGGTCTGCCCGGATTCGGCCTTCATCGAACTTTCCCCGCGAACGTCACGCTGTCCGAGTTGGTTGCGGTGACCGCACGCACGGTTCGACCACCGGCCCCAAAAACGGCAAGTTCAATACAACTGCGCGACTCGCGACCGGTTCCCCACGGCTGCAAAAATCCCGCCCGATCGCGGCCGTGATGCATGATCTAATCACGACCGCCGCGGAGCGGCCAGCGTTTCTTTGGCGGGTTCTGGACGACGGCGCGCGATCAGGCGATCAGCCGCGCTGCGATCTCCGGCAGCAGGGCACCATCCGTCAGCGGGCGGTGATCAGGGCCGGCAAAACCGGCGCGGACCAGCCAGTCGTCGAACTCCGGCGCGCGCTTCAGGCCGAACAAATCGCGGACGTACAGCGCATCGTGAAACGAGGTTGACTGGTAGTTCAGCATCACGTCATCCGCGCCGGGCACACCCATGATGAAATTGACGCCGGCCGCTGCGAGCAGCGTAAGCAGTGTGTCCATGTCGTCCTGATCGGCTTCGGCATGGTTGGTGTAGCAGATGTCGACCCCGAGCGGCAGGCCCAGCAGCTTGCCGCAGAAATGATCCTCCAGGCCCGCGCGCACGATCTGCTTGCCGTCGTACAGATATTCCGGGCCGATGAAGCCGACCACGCTGTTGACCAGCAGCGGCGAGAATGCCCGCGCCACCGCATAGGCGCGTGCTTCGCAGGTTTGCTGATCGACGCCATGATGCGCGTTCGCCGACAGCGCCGAACCCTGTCCGGTCTCGAAATACATCACGTTGTCGCCGACCGTACCCCGCTTCTGCGCCAGCGTCGCCTGATGAGCTTCCGCGAGCAATGCCAGATCGATCCCGAAGCTGCGATTGGCGGCTTCGGTGCCGGCGATCGACTGGAACGTCAGGTCGACCGGCGCCCCCTGCTCGATCAGGCGCAGCGTCGTGGTGACATGGGTGAGCACGCAGCCCTGGGTCGGAATCGCCAGGTGCGTAATGATGTCGTCGAGCAGCCGCACCAGCTGGCCGAGCACCGCCGGATCGTCGCTCGCCGGATTGATGCCGATGCAGGCGTCGCCGGCGCCGAGCAGCAGGCCGTCCAGAATGGACGCAGTGATGCCGCGGGCATCGTCGAACGGATGGTTGGGCTGCAGCCGCACGCTCATCCGCCCGGGCAATCCGATGGTGTTGCGGAAACGGGTGACCACGCTGCACTTCTTCGCCACCAGGATCAGGTCCTGATTGCGCATCAGCTTCGATACCGCGGCGACCATTTCGGGTGTCAGGCCCGGCGCCAGCGCGGCGAGTGCCGCCGGGGTCGCAGCATCCGATAGCAGCCAGTCACGAAAGCCGCCGACGGTGAGTGAGGCCACAGGTGCGAACGCCGCCGCGTCGTGACGGTCGGCGATCAGCCGTGTCACCTCGTCGGCCTCGTATGGGATCACCATTTCGGACAGGAATTGCCGCAACGGCAGGTCCGCCAGCGCCATCCGCGCCGCCACCATCTGCTCGGCGCTATCGGCGGCGATGCCGGCGAGGCGATCGCCCGAGCGCGGCGGGCTCGCCTTGGCGAGCAGGTCGCGCAGGTCTTCGAACACGAACGAGACGTTGCCGATGCTGTGGCGATAGATCATGGCGTCCCCGGCACGGTGCTGCGAGTGCAGCTCGGGCCGGAGGGTAGCAAAGGCGTCCGCGTCAGGCGACCCGCACGGTTGCGAGAAATTTAGCCACCTCGGCGCGCAGCCGGTTGTTTTCGTGGGACAGCAACTGAGCCGAGGTCAGCACCTCGTCGGAGGCCGCGCCGGTGTCGGCGGCGCCGCGATTGACGTTGCCGATGCTGGCCGCAACCTGATTGGTGCCGATCGCGGCCTGCTGCACGCTGCGGGCGATCTCCTGGGTGGCGCTGCCCTGCTCGCCCACCGACGCGGCGATGGTCGAAGAAATATGCGCGATCTTGCCGATGGTGCCGCCAATCTCCTTGATGGCATCCACCGACTCCCGGGTCGCGGCCTGCATCTCGGCAATCTGCGCGCTGATTTCGTCGGTGGCTTTCGCGGTCTGCTCCGCCAGCGCCTTGACCTCCTGCGCCACCACTGCAAAGCCACGCCCCGCCTCGCCCGCACGGGCCGACTCGATGGTGGCGTTGAGCGCGAGCAGATTGGTCTGGCCGGCGATGGTGGTGATCAGTTGGGTGACGTCGCCGATGCGGTTGGCGGCCTGCGCCAGCTTGGCGATCCGCGCGTCGGTCTGTTCGGCCTGCTGCACCGCTTCGTCCGCGATCTTGCGCGATTCGCTGACCTGGCGGCCGATCTCTTCGACCGAGGCTGACATCTGCTCGGTGGCCGAGGCCACCGACTGTACGTTGGTGGAGGTCTGCGATGAGGCTGCCGCCACCATGGTGGCGAGCTGCTGGGTCTCGGCGCTGCCCTTGGCGAGCGCGCCGGCGGAGACCTCCAGTGCCTGCGAGGCGACGCCGACCTGTTCGACGATCTGTCCGACCGCGGCTTCGAAACCGTCGGCGAGCTGATGCAGTTCGGCGCGGCGGGCTTCGGCGGCGATCTGCTCCTGGCGCTGGCGCTCGGCCTGCTCGCGCTCCGCCTTGGCCACCGCCTGCACTTTGAAATCCTCGACGGCGCGGGCCATCTGGCCGACCTCGTCGCCGCGGTCCAGCCCCGGCAACTGCACCTCGAAATTGCCGGCCGCGAGATCGTGCATCGCGCCGGACATCGCCACCACCGGGCGGGCGATACCGCGGCCGATCAGGAACGAGAACGCGACGCCGACCAGCGCGGCGGCCGCGACGATGCCGCCCAGCATCCATTGCTCGCGTTCGAGCGCGATGCCGGTGTGGGCGATCTCGCGATCCCGGCTGTCGTTGGTCGACAGGATCAGGTCGCTGACCAATGAGTCGATATCGGTAAAGCTCTTCTCGGCGCTCTTGATGAACAGCAAAGCCGAGCCGGCGTCGCCGTCGGCCATCTCGACCGCGTTCCTGGCCTGCTTCTGATAGCCGGCCACAGCGGCCTTGAGCTTCTGGAACGGCGGCTTGGCCGCGTCAGCGCCGAGCGCCTTCTCGACTTCGCCGAGCGAGGTCGGGATCTGCGCCAACGCCGCGGTGGTTTCCTTCATCACCTTGGTGAGCTTGGCCGCATCGCTCTCATTGGCGGCGGTCGCCGCCATCCGGTACAGCTTGGCGTGTGCGGTCCAGGCGGCGTTGTTGAGGTCGGAGGCAAGCTCGGAGAGCCGCACCGGACCCGACACCAGCTTGTCGACGTTTTGCTGATTATCGCGTAGCGACACCAGCGCGAACGCGCCGACGCAGATCATCACCAGAACGAGGAATGCGGGAGCGAGCTGGACCTTCCACGACAGTCCGAGGTGTTTGATCCAGCTTCCCATCAGCAACGTCCTGATTTCAGTTCAGCAGCGAGCGGGGGCGATACGCGCAGCCGTCACAGTTTGTAGACGCCGGCGCAGACCGCGGTGTTGTCAAGCCGTTCGCAGTACATTTCCTTGGGCTCGACTTTCTTGCTGACCGGATTGACGAATTTGTAGTCCTGCCAGAACGACGGCTGCTTGGCGGCCATCTCGACGCGCTCCTTGACGTAGAGCTTGCCGTCGACGTCCTGCGCGTCGATCATATCCTTGCCGATAAACTTTGCGTTGGCGCCGTGCGCCAGGACCTTGCCGTCGAGCTGATAGACCACGACGTAGAGGTCGTCCTTCACGAACGGGCCGGCCTTGTCGCTGATCACCACATAGGCCTTCTCGGCGCCGTCGGCCTTGATCGCCTCGACGGCCTTTTTGACCATCGCAACGGCATCGTCCTTGCTGGCGCCGGCCAGCGCCGGAGCAGCAGCGAACGCCAGCGCG from Rhodopseudomonas palustris carries:
- a CDS encoding ethanolamine ammonia-lyase subunit EutB, giving the protein MIYRHSIGNVSFVFEDLRDLLAKASPPRSGDRLAGIAADSAEQMVAARMALADLPLRQFLSEMVIPYEADEVTRLIADRHDAAAFAPVASLTVGGFRDWLLSDAATPAALAALAPGLTPEMVAAVSKLMRNQDLILVAKKCSVVTRFRNTIGLPGRMSVRLQPNHPFDDARGITASILDGLLLGAGDACIGINPASDDPAVLGQLVRLLDDIITHLAIPTQGCVLTHVTTTLRLIEQGAPVDLTFQSIAGTEAANRSFGIDLALLAEAHQATLAQKRGTVGDNVMYFETGQGSALSANAHHGVDQQTCEARAYAVARAFSPLLVNSVVGFIGPEYLYDGKQIVRAGLEDHFCGKLLGLPLGVDICYTNHAEADQDDMDTLLTLLAAAGVNFIMGVPGADDVMLNYQSTSFHDALYVRDLFGLKRAPEFDDWLVRAGFAGPDHRPLTDGALLPEIAARLIA
- a CDS encoding cache domain-containing protein, with product MSHKMIAVAAAAAALAFAAAPALAGASKDDAVAMVKKAVEAIKADGAEKAYVVISDKAGPFVKDDLYVVVYQLDGKVLAHGANAKFIGKDMIDAQDVDGKLYVKERVEMAAKQPSFWQDYKFVNPVSKKVEPKEMYCERLDNTAVCAGVYKL
- a CDS encoding methyl-accepting chemotaxis protein; amino-acid sequence: MGSWIKHLGLSWKVQLAPAFLVLVMICVGAFALVSLRDNQQNVDKLVSGPVRLSELASDLNNAAWTAHAKLYRMAATAANESDAAKLTKVMKETTAALAQIPTSLGEVEKALGADAAKPPFQKLKAAVAGYQKQARNAVEMADGDAGSALLFIKSAEKSFTDIDSLVSDLILSTNDSRDREIAHTGIALEREQWMLGGIVAAAALVGVAFSFLIGRGIARPVVAMSGAMHDLAAGNFEVQLPGLDRGDEVGQMARAVEDFKVQAVAKAEREQAERQRQEQIAAEARRAELHQLADGFEAAVGQIVEQVGVASQALEVSAGALAKGSAETQQLATMVAAASSQTSTNVQSVASATEQMSASVEEIGRQVSESRKIADEAVQQAEQTDARIAKLAQAANRIGDVTQLITTIAGQTNLLALNATIESARAGEAGRGFAVVAQEVKALAEQTAKATDEISAQIAEMQAATRESVDAIKEIGGTIGKIAHISSTIAASVGEQGSATQEIARSVQQAAIGTNQVAASIGNVNRGAADTGAASDEVLTSAQLLSHENNRLRAEVAKFLATVRVA